The Leptolyngbya sp. CCY15150 genome contains a region encoding:
- a CDS encoding DUF6825 family protein — protein sequence MSNPLVQAFFVGRAAAELLSEQFESTVTHTLSDLGKFDAEQRERLRQFTEEVLDRAKQSEDSAMGDRPAADAPAAGSTSDLQTMLDELRAEIAHLRATLQRHRNSAP from the coding sequence ATGAGTAATCCCCTAGTCCAGGCTTTTTTCGTGGGACGAGCAGCAGCAGAACTGCTGAGCGAGCAGTTTGAATCCACCGTCACCCACACCCTGAGCGACCTAGGCAAATTTGATGCGGAGCAGCGCGAGCGCTTGCGTCAGTTTACAGAAGAGGTGCTAGACCGAGCCAAGCAGTCTGAAGACTCTGCCATGGGCGATCGCCCCGCTGCGGATGCCCCGGCCGCCGGGTCTACCTCCGATTTGCAGACCATGCTAGATGAACTGCGCGCTGAAATTGCCCACCTGCGCGCCACCCTGCAGCGCCACCGCAACTCTGCCCCGTAA
- a CDS encoding AarF/ABC1/UbiB kinase family protein, producing the protein MTVSDRSKLHTSKKYRWNRERYSRQRRYVDIWTFVLRLLASQWLYGKSWSYAGGMTDEKQALRRRRLAVWIRETLLDLGPTFIKVGQLFSTRADLFPSEYVEELSKLQDKVPAFNYEQVEAIIEQDLGKTIPELYQSFDPIPLAAASLGQVHRAQLHSGEEVVVKIQRPGLKKLFTIDLAILKGIARYFQNHPDWGRGRDWMGIYEECCRILWEEIDYLGEGRNADTFRRNFRNEGWVRVPRVYWRYASSRVLTLEYLPGIKISHYDAIEAAGLDRKNLAQLGARAYLHQLLNNGFFHADPHPGNIAVSSDGALIFYDFGMMGQVPAITREKLLNTFFGIAQKDAEQVVASLVELGALAPAEDMGPVRRSVQYMLDNFMDQPFETQSVAAISDDLYDIAYNQPFRFPATFTFVMRAFSTLEGVGKGLDPDFNFMEVAKPFAMQLMTDGRSSLETDGLLGEIGRQAAQMSSTALGLPRRIDDTIDKLERGDIRVRVRSIESDRLLRRISTVNLGMNYTILAGTFTLSATILLVSEYVVLAIVMAILAVAAAIALLRLLMRLDRYDRMF; encoded by the coding sequence ATAACCGTGAGCGATCGCTCCAAACTGCATACAAGCAAAAAATACCGCTGGAACCGTGAGCGCTACTCTCGGCAACGTCGCTATGTGGATATCTGGACATTTGTCCTCAGGCTACTGGCATCCCAATGGCTTTATGGCAAGTCCTGGAGCTATGCCGGCGGCATGACCGACGAAAAGCAGGCCCTGCGACGGCGGCGCTTGGCAGTATGGATTCGAGAAACGCTGCTAGATTTGGGGCCCACTTTTATCAAAGTTGGGCAGTTGTTCTCCACGCGGGCCGACCTCTTTCCTAGCGAATACGTGGAAGAGCTGTCGAAGCTACAGGACAAGGTGCCAGCCTTCAACTACGAACAGGTTGAAGCCATCATCGAGCAAGACCTTGGCAAAACGATTCCTGAACTGTATCAAAGCTTCGACCCCATCCCCCTAGCTGCCGCCAGCCTTGGGCAGGTGCATCGGGCCCAGCTCCACAGCGGCGAAGAAGTGGTGGTAAAAATCCAGCGGCCGGGTCTAAAAAAGCTGTTCACTATTGACCTCGCCATCCTCAAAGGCATCGCCCGCTACTTCCAAAACCATCCCGACTGGGGACGGGGACGCGATTGGATGGGCATCTATGAAGAATGCTGCCGAATTCTTTGGGAAGAAATTGACTATCTGGGCGAAGGGCGGAATGCCGACACCTTCCGACGGAACTTTCGCAATGAAGGATGGGTGCGCGTACCTCGGGTGTATTGGCGCTATGCCTCATCGCGAGTACTCACCCTAGAATATTTACCGGGCATCAAGATCAGCCACTACGACGCCATTGAAGCAGCCGGGCTCGATCGCAAAAACCTGGCCCAACTGGGAGCCCGCGCCTATCTGCACCAACTGCTCAACAATGGATTTTTCCACGCCGACCCCCACCCCGGCAACATTGCCGTGAGTTCAGACGGAGCGCTGATCTTTTATGACTTCGGCATGATGGGTCAGGTGCCAGCCATCACCCGCGAGAAACTGCTCAACACCTTCTTTGGGATTGCCCAAAAAGACGCCGAACAAGTGGTGGCATCCTTGGTAGAACTGGGAGCCCTAGCACCTGCCGAGGATATGGGCCCGGTGCGGCGATCGGTGCAGTACATGCTGGACAACTTCATGGATCAGCCCTTTGAAACCCAGTCCGTCGCAGCCATCAGCGATGACCTATATGATATTGCCTATAATCAACCCTTCCGATTTCCCGCCACCTTCACCTTTGTGATGCGGGCATTTTCGACCCTAGAAGGGGTTGGCAAGGGTCTCGATCCAGACTTTAACTTTATGGAGGTTGCAAAACCGTTTGCAATGCAGCTTATGACCGACGGACGTTCATCCCTAGAAACCGACGGACTGCTGGGGGAAATTGGCCGGCAGGCCGCGCAAATGAGTAGTACAGCCCTCGGCTTACCCCGACGCATTGACGATACCATCGACAAGTTAGAGCGGGGAGATATTCGGGTACGGGTGCGCTCCATTGAGAGCGATCGCCTCCTGCGGCGAATCAGTACCGTAAACCTGGGAATGAACTATACTATTTTGGCTGGCACGTTCACCCTGTCCGCCACAATTTTGCTCGTCAGCGAGTACGTGGTCTTGGCTATCGTGATGGCAATTCTTGCCGTAGCGGCAGCGATCGCTCTTCTCCGCCTGTTAATGCGTCTAGATCGCTACGATCGTATGTTTTGA
- a CDS encoding Stp1/IreP family PP2C-type Ser/Thr phosphatase produces MKRIFSGLTDTGLVRSVNQDAYYIDPDGRFCLVADGMGGHAGGQEASRLATDTIREYLETHWSFPAKSHQLLEEALLKANHAILKDQRDHPERSDMGTTVVVVLFRDDQPSCAHVGDSRLYRLRGSRLDQITEDHTWVRRALKSGELTTDQARLHPWRHILSKCLGRDDVRQIDVQTFELEPNDRLILCSDGLTEELSDHLIAFHLKSIRACDQAASALVNAAKGKGGRDNITIVIVSNEQSD; encoded by the coding sequence ATGAAACGGATTTTCTCGGGGCTAACAGACACAGGGCTAGTGCGCTCTGTCAATCAAGATGCGTACTACATTGACCCCGACGGTCGGTTTTGCCTGGTTGCCGATGGCATGGGTGGCCATGCGGGCGGGCAGGAAGCCAGTCGCTTAGCCACGGATACGATTCGTGAGTATTTAGAAACCCACTGGAGCTTTCCAGCCAAGTCCCATCAGTTGCTGGAAGAAGCGCTGCTGAAAGCTAACCACGCCATTTTGAAAGATCAGCGCGACCATCCGGAGCGATCGGATATGGGCACAACTGTAGTGGTAGTGCTTTTTCGCGATGACCAGCCCTCCTGCGCCCATGTCGGCGACTCACGCCTCTATCGTCTACGAGGTTCTCGGCTCGATCAAATTACCGAAGACCACACCTGGGTACGACGAGCGCTGAAGTCTGGAGAATTAACCACCGATCAAGCCCGTCTCCATCCCTGGCGACATATTTTGTCGAAATGCCTAGGGCGAGATGATGTGCGCCAAATCGACGTGCAGACCTTTGAGCTAGAACCCAACGATCGCCTCATTCTCTGTAGTGATGGTCTCACGGAAGAATTATCCGATCACCTGATTGCCTTTCACCTCAAATCCATTCGCGCCTGTGACCAAGCCGCCAGCGCCCTGGTCAATGCAGCCAAAGGCAAGGGTGGCCGCGATAATATTACCATCGTGATTGTCTCCAATGAGCAGTCTGACTAG
- the alr gene encoding alanine racemase yields the protein MLSWDHRPTLSTMGRERAWVEINHSHLTHNIQAIQALLAPGTDLMAVVKADAYGHGAVTIAQTALQAGATWLGVATIPEGIELREAGIQAPILLLGATNTVEQVRAIAHWQLQPTLCTEKQALIFAEVMDSATQPLPVHINVDTGMSRLGVAWQQALPLAQQIQRSPHLHLASLYSHFATADDSDLQTLHCQRDRFQQVIQTLGDHGIVPPMLHLANSAGTLVESSLHYNLVRVGLAIYGLYPAPHFRDSIALKPVLQVKARVTQVKTLPPHTGVSYGHRFVTQRETRLAVVGIGYADGVPRLLSNRMNVLLRGQFVPQIGAITMDQLMLDVTDLAEVHEGDVVTLLGHDQDASISADDWADTLGTISWEILCGFKHRLPRLSLSSPATATANPLTLS from the coding sequence ATGTTGAGTTGGGATCATCGGCCAACGTTGTCTACCATGGGCCGCGAGCGGGCGTGGGTTGAGATTAACCACAGCCACCTAACCCATAACATCCAAGCCATTCAAGCTCTCTTGGCTCCAGGCACAGACCTAATGGCGGTGGTGAAAGCCGATGCCTATGGTCATGGGGCGGTGACTATTGCCCAAACCGCCCTCCAGGCTGGGGCCACCTGGCTAGGCGTGGCCACCATTCCCGAAGGCATCGAACTGCGGGAAGCAGGCATCCAGGCTCCCATCCTCCTGCTGGGGGCCACCAATACCGTCGAGCAAGTGCGGGCGATCGCTCACTGGCAGTTGCAGCCAACGCTCTGCACCGAAAAACAGGCTCTGATCTTTGCCGAGGTCATGGACTCTGCAACCCAGCCGCTCCCAGTTCACATCAACGTTGATACTGGCATGTCGCGCCTAGGAGTTGCCTGGCAGCAAGCGCTGCCCCTTGCCCAGCAGATTCAGCGATCGCCCCATCTCCACCTGGCCAGCCTCTACTCCCACTTTGCAACAGCGGATGATTCTGATCTGCAAACCCTTCATTGCCAACGCGATCGCTTCCAGCAGGTCATCCAAACCCTAGGCGATCATGGCATTGTTCCGCCCATGCTGCACCTAGCCAACTCCGCCGGCACCCTAGTTGAGTCCAGCCTCCATTACAACCTAGTCCGGGTCGGGCTGGCCATCTACGGGCTCTATCCCGCCCCCCATTTTCGGGACAGCATCGCTCTCAAACCCGTGCTTCAAGTGAAAGCCCGCGTCACCCAAGTGAAAACCCTGCCGCCCCACACCGGCGTTAGCTATGGGCATCGATTTGTCACCCAGCGAGAAACCCGGCTAGCCGTTGTTGGCATTGGCTATGCCGATGGCGTGCCCCGCTTGCTGTCCAACCGCATGAACGTTCTCTTACGAGGACAGTTCGTTCCTCAAATTGGCGCGATCACCATGGATCAGCTCATGCTCGACGTGACCGACCTTGCCGAAGTCCACGAGGGTGATGTGGTTACCCTACTGGGGCACGATCAGGACGCCAGCATCTCCGCCGACGACTGGGCCGACACCCTCGGGACGATCTCCTGGGAAATTCTTTGTGGCTTCAAACATCGCCTACCGCGACTATCCCTATCCTCGCCGGCAACCGCTACCGCCAACCCTCTAACCCTTTCCTAA
- a CDS encoding lipase has product MGYPTVILPGYFAGAAPYQTMEKTLAELGFPSVTVPLSRWDWVPTVGGRSMGGILEKLDQTVNQVMETTGSDRINLIGHSAGGWIARIYLGEIPYTIHAKDTGKPMLWKAHPSVATLMTLGTPHVSQERWTLRNLNFVNDNYPGAFHPTVRYVCVAGKAVLGDRSLAGWFTYNSYLLTCGNGACWGDEITPISAAHLEGAENLILDQVVHSPRPGKRWYGSPDIIPTWAAYLA; this is encoded by the coding sequence ATGGGATACCCTACCGTGATTTTGCCAGGCTACTTCGCCGGTGCGGCCCCTTACCAAACCATGGAGAAAACCTTGGCAGAGCTAGGCTTTCCCAGCGTCACCGTGCCCCTGTCTCGCTGGGACTGGGTACCCACGGTGGGCGGACGGTCGATGGGAGGCATTCTCGAAAAACTCGATCAAACCGTGAACCAGGTGATGGAAACCACAGGCAGCGATCGCATCAATCTCATCGGCCATTCCGCTGGCGGCTGGATTGCGCGGATTTACCTCGGCGAAATTCCCTACACTATCCACGCCAAAGACACCGGCAAGCCCATGCTCTGGAAAGCGCATCCTTCCGTAGCCACCCTGATGACCCTAGGCACCCCCCACGTTAGCCAAGAACGCTGGACGCTGCGCAACCTCAACTTCGTTAACGATAACTATCCCGGCGCATTTCATCCCACGGTGCGCTACGTCTGCGTGGCTGGCAAAGCCGTCTTGGGCGATCGCTCCCTAGCAGGCTGGTTCACCTACAACAGCTACCTACTCACCTGCGGCAACGGAGCCTGTTGGGGCGACGAAATTACCCCCATCTCCGCCGCCCACCTAGAAGGTGCCGAAAACCTGATCTTGGATCAGGTCGTCCATTCGCCCCGACCCGGCAAGCGCTGGTATGGCAGCCCCGACATCATCCCCACCTGGGCCGCCTATCTCGCCTAA
- a CDS encoding NblA/ycf18 family protein, with protein sequence MVDPNTYELTIEQQFQMRLMEESANVMSREQALDLLVQASQLLMVKDNVIRNLLQRTPLKSFSFEG encoded by the coding sequence ATGGTAGACCCTAACACCTACGAGCTAACGATCGAGCAACAGTTTCAAATGCGGTTGATGGAGGAATCAGCCAACGTGATGAGCCGAGAGCAAGCCCTAGATCTGCTGGTGCAGGCTTCTCAGCTTCTGATGGTCAAAGATAATGTCATCCGCAATCTACTGCAACGCACACCGCTCAAAAGCTTTAGCTTTGAAGGTTAG